In Solenopsis invicta isolate M01_SB chromosome 1, UNIL_Sinv_3.0, whole genome shotgun sequence, one genomic interval encodes:
- the LOC105202084 gene encoding myotubularin-related protein 2 isoform X2 gives MEKKGSAELLGTEQSNSKNASSDSLNSDSKSSSLNSKMGQELNLSGGDTGPPLLNGERVQGIAHEVTYLCPYSGPARGILSVTNYKLHFRSIDRETPYVVEVPLGVVSRIEKVGGASSRGENSYGIEVFCKDMRNLRFAHKQENHSRRDVFEKLQQYSFPLSHKLPLFAFEYSETFSENGWNVYEPIAELKRMGVNNDMWKISKINDTYSLCDSYPAVWAVPAAATDEDLQASASFRSRGRLPVLSWIHPESQATITRCAQPLVGVGGKRSREDERYVQLIMDANAQSHKLFIMDARPMPNAIANKAKGGGYESEDAYQNAELVFLDIHNIHVMRESLRKLKELCFPTIDEARWLSGIESTMWLKHIKCVLAGAVRIVDKVENHKTSVLVHCSDGWDRTAQLTALAMLMLDPYYRTVKGFEVLIEKEWLSFGHKFQQRIGHGDEHHSDADRSPVFLQFIDCVWQIMRQFPNAFEFNEHFLITILDHLYSCRFGTFLFSSERERVQEQVKQRTVSLWSYTNSQLALYLNPLYRSGTNYQLVLMPVASMRYIKPWKSLYCRWNPSMRQQDPVYQRTRELLVLKEQLEKQLEEGRREQASRANRSITSPAPPRIHSPVHI, from the exons ATGGAAAAGAAAGGCAGTGCAGAACTCCTGGGCACAGAACAAAGCAATTCGAAGAATGCCAGTTCAGATTCTCTCAACTCAGATAGCAAAAGCAGTTCGCTTAATTCAAAGATGGGTCAGGAATTG AATTTGTCTGGAGGAGATACGGGACCACCACTCTTGAATGGAGAACGGGTACAAGGCATTGCACACGAAGTTACCTATTTGTGTCCTTACTCGGGGCCTGCCAGAGGGATTCTTAGTGTTACGAATTACAAGCTTCACTTTCGTAGTATAGATCGAGAAACGCCTTATGTTGTTGAAGTGCCGTTGGGGGTTGTTAGTCGGATTGAAAAAGTTGGTGGTGCGTCGAGTAGAGGAGAGAATTCTTATGGAATCGAGGTGTTTTGTAAAGATATGAGAAATCTCAGATTTGCTCATAAGCAGGAGAATCATTCCAGACGAGATGTATTTGAGAAACTACAACAGTATTCTTTTCCATTATCTCACAAGTTACCTCTTTTTGCCTTTGAATACTCTGAAACTTTTTCTGAAAATGGTTGGAATGTTTACGAACCTATTGCGGAATTAAAGAGGATG GGTGTAAATAATGACATGTGGAAAATATCCAAAATCAATGATACATATTCGCTATGCGACAGTTATCCAGCTGTCTGGGCAGTACCTGCAGCAGCGACTGACGAAGATCTCCAAGCCTCTGCATCTTTTAGGAGTAGAGGTAGACTTCCGGTTCTCTCATGGATTCATCCAGAAAGCCAAGCAACGATAACTCGTTGCGCTCAGCCATTAGTAGGCGTTGGAGGCAAACGAAGTCGCGAAGACGAAAGGTATGTCCAACTAATAATGGATGCTAACGCACAAAGtcacaaactttttattatggATGCGCGTCCGATGCCAAATGCGATAGCAAACAAAGCGAAAGGAGGTGGATATGAAAGCGAAGATGCTTATCAAAACGCAGAATTGGTCTTTCTCGACATTCACAATATACATGTTATGAGAGAAAGCCTTAGGAAGTTAAAAG AATTATGTTTTCCCACAATTGATGAGGCTCGATGGCTATCGGGCATAGAATCAACGATGTGGCTCAAGCATATCAAATGTGTTCTTGCTGGAGCTGTAAGAATTGTGGACAAAGTCGAAAATCACAAGACTTCTGTTTTAGTTCACTGTTCCGACGGTTGGGATCGAACAGCACaa cttACAGCTCTCGCAATGTTAATGTTAGATCCATACTATAGAACAGTCAAAGGATTTGAGGTTCTAATAGAAAAAGAATGGCTTAGCTTTGGACATAAATTTCAACAG AGGATAGGCCACGGTGATGAACACCATAGCGATGCAGATAGATCGCCGgtatttttacagtttattgATTGCGTTTGGCAAATAATGCGGCAATTTCCCAATGCTTTCGAATTCAACGAACATTTTCTAATTACTATTCTCGATCATCTTTACTCTTGCAGATTTGGCACATTCTTGTTTAGCag CGAGCGCGAAAGAGTGCAAGAACAAGTGAAGCAAAGAACAGTTTCCCTCTGGTCATATACCAATAGTCAATTAGCTCTATATCTAAATCCTCTTTATCGGTCTGGTACAAACTATCAACTTGTTTTAATGCCAGTTGCTAGTATGCGGTACATTAAACCGTGGAAAAGTCTATATTGTAGATGGAATCCCAGTATGCGGCAACAg GATCCTGTTTATCAAAGAACAAGGGAGCTTCTAGTCTTGAAAGAGCAGCTCGAGAAGCAGCTGGAGGAAGGTAGACGCGAACAGGCCTCACGTGCGAATCGATCCATTACCTCGCCGGCACCACCCAGAATACATTCCCCGGTTCATATATAG
- the LOC105202084 gene encoding myotubularin-related protein 2 isoform X1 yields MEKKGSAELLGTEQSNSKNASSDSLNSDSKSSSLNSKMGQELESWEKASHSKSFSSSSTSTDNNIVSALETKKDNQVKNLSGGDTGPPLLNGERVQGIAHEVTYLCPYSGPARGILSVTNYKLHFRSIDRETPYVVEVPLGVVSRIEKVGGASSRGENSYGIEVFCKDMRNLRFAHKQENHSRRDVFEKLQQYSFPLSHKLPLFAFEYSETFSENGWNVYEPIAELKRMGVNNDMWKISKINDTYSLCDSYPAVWAVPAAATDEDLQASASFRSRGRLPVLSWIHPESQATITRCAQPLVGVGGKRSREDERYVQLIMDANAQSHKLFIMDARPMPNAIANKAKGGGYESEDAYQNAELVFLDIHNIHVMRESLRKLKELCFPTIDEARWLSGIESTMWLKHIKCVLAGAVRIVDKVENHKTSVLVHCSDGWDRTAQLTALAMLMLDPYYRTVKGFEVLIEKEWLSFGHKFQQRIGHGDEHHSDADRSPVFLQFIDCVWQIMRQFPNAFEFNEHFLITILDHLYSCRFGTFLFSSERERVQEQVKQRTVSLWSYTNSQLALYLNPLYRSGTNYQLVLMPVASMRYIKPWKSLYCRWNPSMRQQDPVYQRTRELLVLKEQLEKQLEEGRREQASRANRSITSPAPPRIHSPVHI; encoded by the exons ATGGAAAAGAAAGGCAGTGCAGAACTCCTGGGCACAGAACAAAGCAATTCGAAGAATGCCAGTTCAGATTCTCTCAACTCAGATAGCAAAAGCAGTTCGCTTAATTCAAAGATGGGTCAGGAATTG GAGAGTTGGGAAAAAGCTTCACACTCAAAAAGTTTTTCTTCAAGCTCTACTTCAACAGATAATAATATAGTCTCTGCTCTAGAGACTAAAAAAGATAATCAAGTAAAA AATTTGTCTGGAGGAGATACGGGACCACCACTCTTGAATGGAGAACGGGTACAAGGCATTGCACACGAAGTTACCTATTTGTGTCCTTACTCGGGGCCTGCCAGAGGGATTCTTAGTGTTACGAATTACAAGCTTCACTTTCGTAGTATAGATCGAGAAACGCCTTATGTTGTTGAAGTGCCGTTGGGGGTTGTTAGTCGGATTGAAAAAGTTGGTGGTGCGTCGAGTAGAGGAGAGAATTCTTATGGAATCGAGGTGTTTTGTAAAGATATGAGAAATCTCAGATTTGCTCATAAGCAGGAGAATCATTCCAGACGAGATGTATTTGAGAAACTACAACAGTATTCTTTTCCATTATCTCACAAGTTACCTCTTTTTGCCTTTGAATACTCTGAAACTTTTTCTGAAAATGGTTGGAATGTTTACGAACCTATTGCGGAATTAAAGAGGATG GGTGTAAATAATGACATGTGGAAAATATCCAAAATCAATGATACATATTCGCTATGCGACAGTTATCCAGCTGTCTGGGCAGTACCTGCAGCAGCGACTGACGAAGATCTCCAAGCCTCTGCATCTTTTAGGAGTAGAGGTAGACTTCCGGTTCTCTCATGGATTCATCCAGAAAGCCAAGCAACGATAACTCGTTGCGCTCAGCCATTAGTAGGCGTTGGAGGCAAACGAAGTCGCGAAGACGAAAGGTATGTCCAACTAATAATGGATGCTAACGCACAAAGtcacaaactttttattatggATGCGCGTCCGATGCCAAATGCGATAGCAAACAAAGCGAAAGGAGGTGGATATGAAAGCGAAGATGCTTATCAAAACGCAGAATTGGTCTTTCTCGACATTCACAATATACATGTTATGAGAGAAAGCCTTAGGAAGTTAAAAG AATTATGTTTTCCCACAATTGATGAGGCTCGATGGCTATCGGGCATAGAATCAACGATGTGGCTCAAGCATATCAAATGTGTTCTTGCTGGAGCTGTAAGAATTGTGGACAAAGTCGAAAATCACAAGACTTCTGTTTTAGTTCACTGTTCCGACGGTTGGGATCGAACAGCACaa cttACAGCTCTCGCAATGTTAATGTTAGATCCATACTATAGAACAGTCAAAGGATTTGAGGTTCTAATAGAAAAAGAATGGCTTAGCTTTGGACATAAATTTCAACAG AGGATAGGCCACGGTGATGAACACCATAGCGATGCAGATAGATCGCCGgtatttttacagtttattgATTGCGTTTGGCAAATAATGCGGCAATTTCCCAATGCTTTCGAATTCAACGAACATTTTCTAATTACTATTCTCGATCATCTTTACTCTTGCAGATTTGGCACATTCTTGTTTAGCag CGAGCGCGAAAGAGTGCAAGAACAAGTGAAGCAAAGAACAGTTTCCCTCTGGTCATATACCAATAGTCAATTAGCTCTATATCTAAATCCTCTTTATCGGTCTGGTACAAACTATCAACTTGTTTTAATGCCAGTTGCTAGTATGCGGTACATTAAACCGTGGAAAAGTCTATATTGTAGATGGAATCCCAGTATGCGGCAACAg GATCCTGTTTATCAAAGAACAAGGGAGCTTCTAGTCTTGAAAGAGCAGCTCGAGAAGCAGCTGGAGGAAGGTAGACGCGAACAGGCCTCACGTGCGAATCGATCCATTACCTCGCCGGCACCACCCAGAATACATTCCCCGGTTCATATATAG